The following proteins come from a genomic window of Athalia rosae chromosome 1, iyAthRosa1.1, whole genome shotgun sequence:
- the LOC105690798 gene encoding sterol carrier protein 2 isoform X1 yields MNYIRFKVHQCLKGIKMVLRPKVYVVGVGMTKFEKPGKRDDFDYPDMAKEAVTKALTDAKIPHAAIKAACVGYVYGDSTCGQRALYEVGMTGFPIYNVNNNCSTGSTALLMAKQIIETGNADCVLALGFEKMERGSLMPKFMDRTNPMDKHVELMADIAGMDASPVTAQMFGNAGIEHMKKYGTKPEHFAKIAYKNHLHSTNNPYSQFQEKYTLEQIMKSPTVFGPLTKLQCCPTSDGSAAVILANEDFVRTHNLQAQAVEIVGMEMSTDLPSTFTEKSCLKLIGYDMTQNATQKLFTNTSYKPSDVDVIELHDCFSANELITYEALGLCAPGKAGALIDAGDNTYGGKYVVNPSGGLISKGHPLGATGLAQCTELCWQLRGEAGKRQVQGAKLALQHNIGLGGAVVVALYRLGFPNARNSVQKNNVNAVDPTLFQANVLFKFLEIAMQEDTDNLIEKMRGVYAFKIINGPNGAEATWIVNAKTGKGSVEFNGKTKPDVTLIISDKDIVDFITGKLNPQKAFFQGKVKIKGNMGLAMKLPDLQKRAAKKIELIRSKL; encoded by the exons ATGAATTATATAAGGTTCAAAGTTCATCAGTGTTTAAAAG GTATCAAGATGGTTTTGAGACCCAAAGTATACGTTGTGGGTGTTGGCATGACCAAATTTGAGAAACCAGGAAAGAGGGATGATTTCGACTACCCAGATATGGCCAAAGAAGCTGTCACTAAGGCATTGACTGATGCCAAGATTCCCCATGCTGCCATCAAAGCAGCTTGTGTCGGTTACGTCTATGGAGATTCTACTTGCGGTCAACGAGCTCTTTACGAAGTCGGTATGACTGGATTTCCAATTTACAATGTCAACAATAACTGCTCCACGGGATCTACAGCTCTTCTAATGGCCAAACAGATCATAGAAACAGGAAATGCGGACTGCGTTTTAGCTTTGGGATTTGAGAAAATGGAACGGGGATCACTGATGCCTAAATTTATGGATCGAACAAACCCCATGGATAAGCATGTCGAACTTATGGCTGATATTGCAGGAATGGATGCAAGCCCCGTAACTGCCCAGATGTTTGGAAATGCTGGAATTGAGCATATGAAAAAGTATGGTACAAAGCCCGAACACTTTGCAAAAATAGCTTATAAGAATCATCTGCACTCTACCAACAACCCTTACTCTCAATTCCAAGAAAAATATACTCTCGAGCAGATTATGAAGTCCCCGACTGTTTTTGGGCCTCTAACAAAGCTACAGTGTTGCCCCACATCTGATGGCTCAGCCGCTGTAATATTGGCTAACGAAGATTTTGTTCGGACACATAATCTCCAAGCGCAGGCTGTGGAAATTGTTGGTATGGAGATGTCAACCGACCTGCCATCTACATTCACTGAAAAAAGCTGCCTGAAACTCATTGGCTATGACATGACGCAGAATGCAACACAAAAGTTGTTCACCAATACTTCTTACAAACCGTCCGATGTAGACGTAATTGAATTACACGATTGTTTTTCTGCCAATGAACTGATCACATATGAAGCGCTCGGTCTTTGTGCACCTGGAAAGGCAGGGGCATTGATAGATGCCGGAGATAATACGTATGGTGGGAAATATGTAGTAAATCCAAGTGGAGGATTGATTTCTAAAGGTCATCCCTTAGGGGCAACTGGATTAGCTCAGTGCACAGAACTCTGCTGGCAATTAAGAGGCGAAGCAGGTAAAAGGCAGGTGCAAGGAGCAAAACTTGCGTTGCAACATAACATCGGTTTGGGTGGTGCAGTGGTTGTTGCTTTGTACCGACTTGGGTTTCCCAATGCCAGAAATTCGGTTCAGAAGAACAACGTGAATGCCGTAGATCCAACCCTTTTCCAAGCCaatgttttattcaaatttctagAAATTGCTATGCAAGAAGACACAGATAATCTTATTGAGAAAATGCGTGGTGTTTATGCTTTCAAAATCATCAATGGTCCGAATGGTGCAGAAGCAACCTGGATTGTTAATGCAAAGACGGGAAAAGGAAGTGTGGAGTTCAACGGAAAGACGAAACCTGATGTCACGCTCATTATTAGCGACAAAGATATCGTAGATTTCATAACAGGGAAACTAAATCCACAGAAGGCATTTTTCCAGGGAAAAGTCAAGATTAAGGGAAATATGGGTCTGGCTATGAAGTTACCTGACCTACAAAAGCGGGCTGCaaagaaaatcgaattgaTTCGCTCAAAGTTATAA
- the LOC105690797 gene encoding kelch-like protein 18: protein MSRTSRRNLEGEVPGVLVPVESRVLTRRGRLNLFTQALDRPQGWNRNPLTASSSTRALVPGGVTHQVRRVNMEMKKSQDKKCENVEVVDLENEKQVIFEQPDLYAKGFPVFEEIRRQGKLCDVTLKVDDQSFSAHRIVLAATIPYFNAMFLTNMIESKQNDITLQGIDAVALEAAINFAYSGRITLTESNVQSLMMGASFLHLHEVRDACAEFLTRRFHPHNALGIRHFADTLSCMILVEEADKYIQQYFHEVSLADEFLAQSFAELKELICRDELHVVSEEQVFEAVMRWVRHDKKNRTKNLPELLASVRLPLLTPQYLADHVAKEDLIRSCHQCRDLLDEARDYHLMPERRHLLQSFRSRPRCCNYIMGHIFAVGGLTKSGDSLSTVEVFDPFIGRWQTSEAMTMLRSRVGVAVHKNKLYAFGGYNGTERLSTVEVYDPCQRSWNKIGPMQCKRSAVGTTALGHHLYVCGGYDGVTSLNTVERYSPKTDKWKMITSMNKHRSAGGVVAFQGYVYALGGHDGLSIFDSVERYDPLTEIWTVVKPMLTRRCRLGVAALNGKLYVCGGYDGSTFLKSVEVYDPFSDTWKFVASMNVMRSRVALVANLGKLWAIGGYDGVSNLSTVEVYDPNADSWSFVASMCAHEGGVGVGVIPIC, encoded by the exons ATGTCTCGTACGTCGAGAAGAAATTTAGAAGGTGAAGTGCCCGGCGTTTTAGTTCCCGTTGAAAGCAGAGTTCTGACCAGACGAGGAAGGTTGAACCTTTTCACCCAAGCATTGGACAGACCTCAAGGCTGGAACAGAAATCCACTGACGGCATCTTCAAGCACACGCGCCTTGGTACCGGGAGGTGTGACACACCAAGTCCGCAGGGTTAacatggaaatgaaaaaaagccaGGATAAAAAATGCGAGAATGTAGAGGTCGTGGATTTAGAGAACGAGAAACAAGTAATATTCGAGCAACCTGACCTTTATGCGAAGGGATTTCCAGTGTTTGAAGAGATTAGAAGACAAGGAAAACTATGCGACGTCACGCTCAAG GTAGATGATCAAAGTTTCAGCGCTCATAGAATAGTACTTGCAGCAACAATACCATATTTCAACGCAATGTTTCTGACCAATATGATCGAAAGCAAACAAAACGATATAACATTACAAGGGATTGACGCTGT ggCTTTGGAAGCTGCAATTAATTTTGCATACAGCGGTCGAATCACGCTAACTGAGAGCAACGTGCAAAGTCTTATGATGGGTGCGTCTTTTCTTCATCTACATGAAGTACGGGATGCTTGTGCTGAATTTCTCACAAGAAG ATTTCATCCACATAACGCACTTGGAATTCGACACTTTGCCGATACCCTTAGTTGTATGATTCTCGTAGAAGAAGctgataaatatattcaacagTATTTCCACGAAGTATCACTGGCTGACGAATTTTTGGCACAATCGTTTGCAGAACTAAAAGAGCTAATTTGCAGAGATGAACTTCACGTTGTTTCCGAGGAACAGGTATTTGAAGCTGTTATGAGATGGGTCAgacatgataaaaaaaatagaacaaaaaactTACCAGAGCTTCTAGCCTCCGTAAGATTGCCTCTCCTGACACCACAGTACCTGGCTGATCATGTTGCTAAAGAAGATTTAATCAGAAGTTGTCATCAATGCAG agATCTACTTGACGAAGCACGGGATTATCATCTTATGCCTGAAAGAAGGCATCTGCTACAAAGTTTTCGATCTCGCCCAAGGTgttgtaattatattatgGGACATATATTTGCAGTGGGAGGTCTCACAAAATCTGGAGACTCTTTAAGCACTGTTGAAGTATTCGACCCATTCATTG GTCGATGGCAAACATCAGAGGCTATGACAATGCTCAGAAGCCGTGTAGGTGTTGCAGTACACAAGAATAAATTGTATGCCTTTGGGGGCTATAATGGTACAGAAAGGCTATCAACAGTTGAAGTCTATGATCCTTGTCAAAGAAGTTGGAATAAGATTGGCCCTATGCAGTGTAAACGAAG TGCTGTTGGAACAACTGCCCTTGGTCATCACCTTTATGTATGTGGCGGCTATGATGGGGTGACTTCTTTGAATACAGTTGAAAGATACTCACCAAAGACAGACAAATGGAAAATGATTACTTCTATGAACAAACATCGCTCTGCTGGTGGAGTGGTTGCGTTCCAAGGCTACGTTTATGCTCTGGGTGGTCATGATGGTTTATCCATATTTGATTCA GTGGAGCGGTATGATCCTTTGACTGAAATTTGGACTGTAGTCAAGCCAATGTTGACAAGAAGATGTAGACTAGGGGTTGCAGCTCTTAATGGCAAATTATATGTTTGCGGTGGATATGATGGATCTACATTTTTAAAGTCCGTGGAGGTCTATGATCCTTTCAGTGACAC GTGGAAATTTGTGGCTTCAATGAATGTCATGAGGAGTCGTGTGGCCTTGGTCGCAAATTTGGGAAAATTGTGGGCGATTGGTGGTTATGACGGAGTTTCAAATTTGTCAACGGTAGAAGT
- the LOC105690798 gene encoding sterol carrier protein 2 isoform X2 — protein MVLRPKVYVVGVGMTKFEKPGKRDDFDYPDMAKEAVTKALTDAKIPHAAIKAACVGYVYGDSTCGQRALYEVGMTGFPIYNVNNNCSTGSTALLMAKQIIETGNADCVLALGFEKMERGSLMPKFMDRTNPMDKHVELMADIAGMDASPVTAQMFGNAGIEHMKKYGTKPEHFAKIAYKNHLHSTNNPYSQFQEKYTLEQIMKSPTVFGPLTKLQCCPTSDGSAAVILANEDFVRTHNLQAQAVEIVGMEMSTDLPSTFTEKSCLKLIGYDMTQNATQKLFTNTSYKPSDVDVIELHDCFSANELITYEALGLCAPGKAGALIDAGDNTYGGKYVVNPSGGLISKGHPLGATGLAQCTELCWQLRGEAGKRQVQGAKLALQHNIGLGGAVVVALYRLGFPNARNSVQKNNVNAVDPTLFQANVLFKFLEIAMQEDTDNLIEKMRGVYAFKIINGPNGAEATWIVNAKTGKGSVEFNGKTKPDVTLIISDKDIVDFITGKLNPQKAFFQGKVKIKGNMGLAMKLPDLQKRAAKKIELIRSKL, from the coding sequence ATGGTTTTGAGACCCAAAGTATACGTTGTGGGTGTTGGCATGACCAAATTTGAGAAACCAGGAAAGAGGGATGATTTCGACTACCCAGATATGGCCAAAGAAGCTGTCACTAAGGCATTGACTGATGCCAAGATTCCCCATGCTGCCATCAAAGCAGCTTGTGTCGGTTACGTCTATGGAGATTCTACTTGCGGTCAACGAGCTCTTTACGAAGTCGGTATGACTGGATTTCCAATTTACAATGTCAACAATAACTGCTCCACGGGATCTACAGCTCTTCTAATGGCCAAACAGATCATAGAAACAGGAAATGCGGACTGCGTTTTAGCTTTGGGATTTGAGAAAATGGAACGGGGATCACTGATGCCTAAATTTATGGATCGAACAAACCCCATGGATAAGCATGTCGAACTTATGGCTGATATTGCAGGAATGGATGCAAGCCCCGTAACTGCCCAGATGTTTGGAAATGCTGGAATTGAGCATATGAAAAAGTATGGTACAAAGCCCGAACACTTTGCAAAAATAGCTTATAAGAATCATCTGCACTCTACCAACAACCCTTACTCTCAATTCCAAGAAAAATATACTCTCGAGCAGATTATGAAGTCCCCGACTGTTTTTGGGCCTCTAACAAAGCTACAGTGTTGCCCCACATCTGATGGCTCAGCCGCTGTAATATTGGCTAACGAAGATTTTGTTCGGACACATAATCTCCAAGCGCAGGCTGTGGAAATTGTTGGTATGGAGATGTCAACCGACCTGCCATCTACATTCACTGAAAAAAGCTGCCTGAAACTCATTGGCTATGACATGACGCAGAATGCAACACAAAAGTTGTTCACCAATACTTCTTACAAACCGTCCGATGTAGACGTAATTGAATTACACGATTGTTTTTCTGCCAATGAACTGATCACATATGAAGCGCTCGGTCTTTGTGCACCTGGAAAGGCAGGGGCATTGATAGATGCCGGAGATAATACGTATGGTGGGAAATATGTAGTAAATCCAAGTGGAGGATTGATTTCTAAAGGTCATCCCTTAGGGGCAACTGGATTAGCTCAGTGCACAGAACTCTGCTGGCAATTAAGAGGCGAAGCAGGTAAAAGGCAGGTGCAAGGAGCAAAACTTGCGTTGCAACATAACATCGGTTTGGGTGGTGCAGTGGTTGTTGCTTTGTACCGACTTGGGTTTCCCAATGCCAGAAATTCGGTTCAGAAGAACAACGTGAATGCCGTAGATCCAACCCTTTTCCAAGCCaatgttttattcaaatttctagAAATTGCTATGCAAGAAGACACAGATAATCTTATTGAGAAAATGCGTGGTGTTTATGCTTTCAAAATCATCAATGGTCCGAATGGTGCAGAAGCAACCTGGATTGTTAATGCAAAGACGGGAAAAGGAAGTGTGGAGTTCAACGGAAAGACGAAACCTGATGTCACGCTCATTATTAGCGACAAAGATATCGTAGATTTCATAACAGGGAAACTAAATCCACAGAAGGCATTTTTCCAGGGAAAAGTCAAGATTAAGGGAAATATGGGTCTGGCTATGAAGTTACCTGACCTACAAAAGCGGGCTGCaaagaaaatcgaattgaTTCGCTCAAAGTTATAA